The stretch of DNA GTCGGCGGGCCCCACCACCGCTCCAGCAGCCGGGGGTCGGCCCACAGCCGCCACACCTGCTCGACCGGGGCGTCGTACTCGGCGGTCATCGTCAGGGTCCGGGCCTCCCGGTCCGGCGCCACGCCCACCACGCTCATCGCTGCTCCTCCTCCAGGACCTCGCCGAACCGGGCGAGGCGGTCGCGCCAGAGCCGCTCCAGCGCCTCCAGCTCGTGGCGGGCCTCGCGGACCGCCTCCACCCGGGTGCTCACGAGCTGCTCGCGCCCGCGCCGCCGCTTGGCGACCAGGCCCGCGCGCTCGAGGGTCGCGACGTGCTTCTGCACGGCGGCGAAGCTCATCGCGTAGTGCCGCGCCAGCGCGGAGACCGACGGCTCCCCGACCGCGGCGCGGCGCAGGATGTCGCGCCGCGTCGGGTCGCTGAGCGCCGCGAAGACCCGGTCGGCCCGCTCCGGCTGACTTACAACCACAAGGTTGTACGTTAGCCGTGGCGGCGGCCCCCGGCAAGGGGGTCCCCTGCCGGGGGCCGAGGACGGGGTCGGGCGCGGGTCGGGCGCGGTCCGGGCGACGCGGTTCAGACGCGCGGGGCGACCTGCTCGAGGCCGGGGCGGCCGGCGGTGACGGTGAAGGAGGCCTGGGTGTAGACGGGGGCATCCGGCTGGGAGACCCGGTCG from Vallicoccus soli encodes:
- a CDS encoding ArsR/SmtB family transcription factor, whose protein sequence is MVVSQPERADRVFAALSDPTRRDILRRAAVGEPSVSALARHYAMSFAAVQKHVATLERAGLVAKRRRGREQLVSTRVEAVREARHELEALERLWRDRLARFGEVLEEEQR